Proteins from a single region of Dyadobacter fanqingshengii:
- a CDS encoding MaoC family dehydratase: MNIEPVVDSSFEQPFRLTQEEVQRFADLTGDNNPIHLDAEFAATTSFKKPIIHGMLGATIFTKVLGTQFPGFGSIYLKQTLEFLRPMFVETDYKAVFTIKTIDAEKHIAEISTEIVDATTKKVVTRGIATMINKEKF, translated from the coding sequence ATGAATATTGAACCTGTTGTTGATAGTAGTTTTGAGCAGCCGTTCCGGTTAACCCAGGAGGAAGTCCAACGCTTTGCAGACCTGACCGGGGATAACAATCCGATCCACCTTGACGCCGAATTTGCAGCGACGACTTCTTTCAAAAAGCCGATCATTCATGGCATGCTGGGCGCCACTATTTTTACAAAAGTGTTAGGAACACAATTTCCTGGTTTCGGTTCCATTTATCTGAAACAGACACTGGAATTCCTGCGTCCTATGTTCGTTGAAACGGACTATAAGGCGGTGTTTACCATTAAAACCATTGATGCGGAAAAGCACATTGCGGAAATTTCCACGGAGATTGTGGATGCAACGACGAAGAAAGTGGTCACGCGCGGGATTGCGACGATGATTAATAAAGAGAAGTTCTAA
- the hpf gene encoding ribosome hibernation-promoting factor, HPF/YfiA family, with protein MRLQMQAIHFDADPKLLSFIQQKLDKLDTFYDRITSGEVFLKLDKSDNAKLQTKLLEVKLYVPGGTMFVREQGTTFEEATDLAIDTLKMQVKKFKDKRNNARAPKIIEGVALEDGVTVITEETEE; from the coding sequence ATGAGACTGCAGATGCAAGCAATTCATTTTGACGCCGATCCTAAGTTGTTGAGCTTTATTCAACAAAAATTAGATAAACTTGATACGTTTTATGATCGTATAACCAGCGGAGAGGTGTTTTTGAAATTGGATAAAAGTGACAATGCCAAGTTACAGACCAAACTTCTAGAAGTTAAACTATATGTTCCGGGAGGGACCATGTTTGTGAGGGAGCAAGGGACGACGTTTGAGGAAGCAACTGATTTAGCAATAGATACATTGAAAATGCAGGTTAAGAAATTCAAAGACAAACGTAACAATGCCAGGGCACCGAAGATTATTGAAGGTGTAGCATTAGAAGACGGCGTTACGGTTATAACGGAGGAAACAGAAGAGTAA
- a CDS encoding DUF4286 family protein: MIIFNITINISYAAEKDWLHYMKSVHIPEILATKLPLECKLLRLLTEIENEGSTYTSQFSFRTMEDFLAYQTHFQAELQERHHARFSGQYVSFRTLLEEA; this comes from the coding sequence ATGATCATATTTAACATTACGATCAACATTAGTTATGCTGCCGAAAAGGATTGGCTGCACTATATGAAGAGCGTCCATATCCCCGAAATCCTGGCCACAAAACTGCCGCTTGAATGCAAACTGCTGCGCTTACTCACTGAGATCGAAAACGAAGGATCGACTTACACGTCCCAATTTTCGTTCCGCACGATGGAAGATTTCTTAGCGTACCAGACCCACTTTCAGGCAGAATTGCAGGAGCGCCATCATGCCCGGTTTAGTGGTCAGTATGTATCTTTTCGGACACTTCTGGAAGAGGCTTGA
- a CDS encoding cytochrome B: MNALIRAHSGLRYVVLALLIAAIFTAYSNWQKGASGDSKIYLFAFIATHTQLLLGLILYTMSAKVNFDLISEKVFRFYSIEHIFMMLIAIVLITVGRIRSKKLSGPAKHRTVLYFYTMGLIIILVAIPWPFRNLGSGWF, encoded by the coding sequence ATGAACGCGCTTATACGTGCCCACTCAGGCCTCCGTTATGTAGTGTTGGCACTCTTGATTGCCGCGATATTTACTGCTTATTCTAATTGGCAGAAAGGCGCTTCGGGCGATAGCAAGATATATCTGTTCGCATTCATTGCAACACATACGCAGTTGCTGCTCGGGCTGATCCTTTATACCATGAGCGCGAAAGTGAATTTTGATCTGATCAGCGAGAAGGTTTTTCGTTTCTATTCGATCGAGCACATATTCATGATGCTGATCGCCATCGTGCTGATTACGGTAGGAAGAATAAGGTCGAAGAAACTGTCTGGCCCAGCCAAGCATAGAACGGTGCTTTACTTTTACACAATGGGCTTGATCATTATACTGGTGGCTATTCCCTGGCCTTTCAGAAACCTCGGCTCCGGCTGGTTCTGA